The Melanotaenia boesemani isolate fMelBoe1 chromosome 12, fMelBoe1.pri, whole genome shotgun sequence genome contains the following window.
GTGATTAGTTTCATTGTGGTGGGTTTCTGCTTGTTTAACATCTTTTCTCTTCTGAGACTTTTTGTGCATGGTCCccgacaaataaaaaaaattgttcctTAATGCCAGACAGAGAAAATGACCAACAAACACCATCAATAATCAATCAGTGTATTTGGATGGGACAATGCAAGTTaatgaacattttataaaatatggATGTAAACATTCTGGACTCTAACCAAAGACTAATTTCTAGCTACAAGTCAGGAGTGGGACCAGGGCCGGCTGAGCCGAGGTACAGTAGCCAGTCCAGTGAATACGACACCTGCTCTACCAGGTGAGTTACGGCCCACCAAACCACGTACCTGGATGGCACCAGCGGACCTGGCTGATGCATGCagtactgactggtttatactgggaataaaagctgctacagactggtttatagtgggattaaaagctgctacagactggtttgtagtgggattaaaagctgttacaaactggtttatactgggattaaaagctgttacagactggtttatactgggattaaaagctgctacagactggtttatactgggattaaaagctgctacagactggtttatactgggattaaaagctgttacagactggtttatactgggataaaacgctgctacagactggtttatactgggattaaaagctgttacagactggtttatactgggattaaaagctgctacagactggtttatactgggattaaaagctgctacggactggtttatactgggattaaaagctgctacggactggtttatactgggattaaaagctgttacagactggtttatactgggattaaaagctgctacagactggtttatactgggattgaagctgttacagactggtttatactgggattgaaagctgctacggactggtttatactgggattaaaagctgctacagactggtttatactgggaataaaagctgttacagactggtttatactgggattaaaagctgctacagactggtttatactgggattaaaagctgctacagactggtttatactgggattaaaagctgttacagacaggtttatactgggattaaaagctgctacagactggcttacactgggatgaaaagctgctacagactggtttatacagggaataaaagctgctacagactggtttatactgggattaaagctgctacagactggtttatactgggattaaaagctgctacagactggtttatactgggattaaaagctgttacagactggtttatactgggatcaaacgctgctacagactggtttatactgggattaaaagctgttacagactggtttatactgggattaaaagctgttacagactggtttatactgggataaaacgttgctacagactggtttatactgggattaaaagctgttacagactggtttatactgggattaaaagctgctacagactggcttatactgggattaaaagctgctacagactggtttatacggggattaaaagctgttacagactggtttatactgggattaaaagctgttacagacaggtttatactgggattaaaagctgctacacactggtttatcctgggattaaacgctactacacactggtttatactgggataaaacgctgctacagactagtttatactgggattaaaagctgctacagactggtttatactgggattaaaaactgctacagactggtttatactgggattaaaagctgctacagactggtttatactgggattaaaagctgctacagactggtttatactgggattaaaaactgctacagactggtttatactgggattaaaagctgttacagactggtttatagtgggattaaaagctgttacagactggtttatactgggattaaaagctgctacagactgatttatactgggataaaacgctgctacagactggtttatactgggattaaaagctgttacagactggtttatactgggataaaacgctgctacagactggtttatactgggattaaaagctgttacagactggtttatactgggattaaaagctgctacagactgatttatactgggataaaacgctgctacagactggtttatactgggattaaaagctgttacagactggtttatactgggattaaaagctgttacagactggtttatactgggattaaaagctgttacagactggtttatactgggattaaaagctgctacagactggtttatactgggattaaaagctgctacggactggtttatactgggattaaaagctgctacggactggtttatactgggattaaaagctgctacagactggtttatactgggattaaaagctgttacacactggtttatactgggattaaaaggccTGGTTACTGGATAAGctggactggtttatactgggattaaaagctgttacagactggtttatactgggattaaaagctgttacagactggtttgtactgggattaaaagctgttacacactggtttatactgggattaaaagctgctacggactgggtTAGATAAACGGTTTTCAGAGTTAACTGGATGAacgttttaatgttttggtgaAACTGATGTTTGCCACTCCTTCATGGTCCAGTTACAGTACCTCCGCTCTCGGAGTAATGTTTCTTTCCTGGCCTCCTGGTCTGCCTGCCGAGCCTGTAGAAGGGCGTGCTTGGCAGCCACTTCCTCCTCCTGGGTTTTGGCGTAGCGGGCTGCTCTTTCAGCTCGGTCCTGCGAGACAAAACAGACACTTAGACACAACACAAACCAACAGACCAAGCAGAGGGTTCATGGAATTCCTGGGACATTTCAACTGGATTCTGACTGGAGTTGGGATCATGTTGGGATGGTGTTTTTCACagaaagttggaacaggagcaacaaaaggctggaaagtacatggtacaaaccagaaacacctggaggaacatgactgggtataaaaggagcatttcagagaggcagagtctctcagatggaaagatggacagagcttcaccaatctgagacaaactggatctaaaactggaacaatttcagaaaaatgttcctcagactttgaagatccaccatctacagtgtagatgctcccatccagacaacgtctctttcagggaaggccttgtagatttcagcaagacgatgctgaaccacatcctggaacattttttccagatgtgttgctgaatcagattcactatcagctcatattttctatcacatggtgaaatgtctcagtttcatcctctgagtTGATGTTTATATTCTactgagaataaaatataaccTGATGGGATTCTGGTTTTATCTACATTTTACACATTGacctgactcatttagttaaatcATCAAAGCCATTAACATATTTgttaagtcattttaaaaataaaatgtttctctcGTGTTGCTGCTACTAGATGGTTAGTTAGGAGGATGAGTATCGAGGAAAAGCAGGAGTTAAATCTACAGCAGGAACGTGGAACCCTAtcctctgaaagaaaaaagaagtgaagCTAAAATCTGTTACCAAACTGGGTTGTGAATATTTTCAATAACAGATTTATTTCAGGGACTCGGATAATAAACAAGCCTAAATGACCAGATTTACATGATTAAATCACATCATCTACTGGAGAACCTGCAGAGAGAGGGGAGGCGGTTACCATGGCGATCTGCTGCTTGACGCGCTCCCTGGCGGCCTTTTCCTCTGCCTTCTCTCGGTTCCTCTCCTCCAGCAGCCTCTTGGttttctcctcttcctgttTCCTCTTAAAGTCCTGCATGTTTTTCCCCAACTGTCTGCGATCCATCTCTTTTCTAATATCAGCCTGCAGGGATGCAAGCACACACAGTTTAAAGATAGTTTAACAAAGTCAGAAATAAATCACAGCCTTACACACTGTCTGACctacaaaaattaaattaactcaGAGTAAATAAATACCCAACAAACTGCTGGGTCATCTTCACCTCTGAACAGtggtttttataaaacatttctgtccTGAGTTAAAGGACTTGTGGACTAAAAGCTGCTCTGATGATGGCGGCTGCGTCTTTATTTCTGACACCTACATCTGGGACCTATGAGGAAAACATCAACTAGTCCCAAACACCATGTTCTCCTcacctcttcttctcctttcttcttttgctctcgtctctcctccagcttcttcgtTAATCtgatcaaaataataataaaaaaacgacatgaaaagaaaatactttgtttgggcCACTTTCCAGAAGGTCTGATTCCCATGCTGCCACGAAATATTTACAAGCCTCtgatcttgtttgaattctgcTCCTGAAGAGCGACTGTTCATTACCCAGGTAGCTGTAAATTTCTAGGTAAGGTAACTCGGGTAGCAATGTGTCCGTCAGCTGGATGTTTGAGGGTTTGTAGCCAGGAATTTGGACGATCAGACGGATTTTCAGCACTaacatgtgcatgttttttttttcccccgaaATATCGCTGTCTGACCACATAAGagctgaactggtttggaaagtgtTCAGTCCACTAGCGCCATCCCAGATCAACATCGTACACACTGTCGTAAGCAGCGTTGTACGCTCCGTCGTAAGAAGCGTCGTACGCTCCGTCGAGCATCGTAGGCTCCGTCGTAAGCAGCGTCGTACGCTCCGTCGTAAGCAGCGGCCGTCGTAAGCAGCGCTGTATGCGCCGTCGTACGCAGCGTTGTACGCTCCATCGTAAGAAGTGTCGTACGCTCCGTCGTAAGCAGCGTCGTACGCTCCGTCGCACGCAGCGTTATACGCTCCGTCGAGTGTTGTACACTCCGTCGTAAGCAGCGTTGTACACTCCGTTGCACGCAGCGTTGTACACTCCGTCGCACGCAGCGTTGTACGCTCCGTCGAGTGTTGTATGCGCCGTCGTAAGCAGCGTCGTACGCTCCGTCGCACGCAGCGTTATACGCTCCGTCGGGTGTTGTACACTCCGTCGTAAGCAGCGTTGTACACTCCGTTGCACGCAGCGTTATACGCTCCGTCGAGTGTTGTACACTCCGTCGTAAGCAGCGTTGTACACTCCGTTGCACGCAGCGTTGTACACTCCGTTGCACGCAGCGTTGTACACTCCGTCGCACGCAGCGTTGTACACTCCGTCGAGTGTTGTATGCGCCGTCGTAAGCAGCGTCGTACGCTCCGTCGTAAGCAGAGGCTGTCGTAAGCAGCGTTGTACGCTCCGTCATAAGCAGAGTTGTACGCTCCGTCGAGTGTTGTAAGCTCCGCCGTAAGCAGCGTCGTACGCTCCGTCGTAAGCAGCGGCTGTCGTAAGCAGAGTTGTACGCTCCGTCGCACGCAGCGTTGTACGCTCCGTCATAAGCAGCGTCGTACGCTCCGTCGTAAGCAGCGGCTGTCGTGAGCAGCGGCGTACGCGCCGTCGTACGCTCCGTCGTAAGCAGCGTTGTACGTGCCATCATACGCAGCGTCATACGCTCCGTCATAAGCAGCGTCGTACGCTCTGTCGCACGAAGCGTTGTACACTCCGTCGAGTGTTGTACGCTCCGTCGCACGCAGCGTTATACGCTCCGTCGTAAGCAGCGGCTGTCGTAAGCAGCGTTGTACGCTCCGTTGCACGCAGCGTTGTACACTCCGTCGAGTGTTGTACGCTCCGTCGCACGCAGCGTTATACGCTCCGTCGTAAGCAGCGGCTGTCGTAAGCAGCGTTGTACGCTCCGTCGCACGCAGCGTTGTACACTCCGTCGAGTGTTGTACGCTCCGTCGCACGCAGCGTTGTACACTCCGTCGAGTGTTGTACGCTCCGTCGTAAGCAGCGTCGTATGCTCCGTCATAAGCAGCGGCTCTCGTAAGCAGCGTTATACGCTCCTTCGTAAGCAGCGGCTGTCATAAGCAGCGTTGTACGCTCCGTCGAGTGTTGTACGCTCCGTCGTAAGCAGCGTCGTACGCTCCGTCGTAAGCAGCGGCTGTCGTAAGCAGAGTTGTACGCTCCGTCGCACGCAGCGTTGTACGCTCCGTCATAAGCAGCGTCGTACGCTCCGTCGTAAGCAGCGGCTGTCGTGAGCAGCGGCGTACGCGCCGTCGTACGCTCCGTCGTAAGCAGCGTTGTACGTGCCATCATACGCAGCGTCATACGCTCCGTCATAAGCAGCGTCGTACGCTCTGTCGCACGAAGCGTTGTACACTCCGTCGAGTGTTGTACGCTCCGTCGCACGCAGCGTTATACGCTCCGTCGTAAGCAGCGGCTGTCGTAAGCAGCGTTGTACGCTCCGTCGCACGCAGCGTTGTACACTCCGTCGAGTGTTGTACGCTCCGTCGCACGCAGCGTTATACGCTCCGTCGTAAGCAGCGGCTGTCGTAAGCAGCGTTGTACGCTCCGTCGAGTGTTGTACGCTCCATCATAAGCAACGTTGTACGCTCCATCGAGTGTTGTACGCTCCGTCGTAAGCAGCGTCGTACGCTCCGTCGTAAGCAGAAGCTGTCGTAAGCAGCGTTGTACACTCCGTCGTACGCAGTGTCGTAAGCAGCGTTGTACGCTCCATCGCGCGCAGCGTTGTGCACTCCGTCGTACGCAGCATCGTACGCTCCGTCGTAAGCAGCGTCGTACGCTCCGTCGTAAGCAGCGTCGTACGCTCAGTCGCACGCAGCGTTGTACGCTCCGTCGAGCGTCGTACACTCCATCGTAAGCAGCGGCTGTCGTAGGCTCCGTCCCACGCAGCGTTGTACGCTCCGTCGAGCGTCGTACACTCCATCGTAAGCAGCGGCTGTCGTAGGCTCCGTCCCACGCAGCGTTGTACGCTCCGTCGAGCGTCGTACACTCCATCGTAAGCAGCGGCTGTCGTAGGCTCCGTCGCACGCAGCGTTGTACGCTCTGTCGAGTGTTGTACGCTCCGTCGTAAGCAGCGGCTGTCGTAAGCAGCGGCTGTCGTAAGCAGCGGCTGTCGTAAGCAGCGGCTGTCGTAAGCAGCGTTGTACGCTCCGTCGAACGCAGCATTGTACACTCCGTCATAAGCAGCGTCGTACGCTCCGTCGAGTGTTGTACGCTCCGTCGTAAGCAGCGTCGTACGCTCCGTCGTAAGCAGAGGCTGTCGTAAGCAGCAGCTGTCGCACGCAGCGTTGTACGCTCCGTCGAGTGTTGTACGCTCCGTCATAAGCAGCGTTGTACGCTCCGTCGAGTGTTGTACGCTCCATCATAAGCAGCGTTGTACGCTCCATCGAGTGTTGTACGCTCCGTCGTAAGCAGCGTCGTACGCTCCGTCGTAAGCAGAGGCTGTCGTAAGCAGCGTTGTAAGCAGCGTTGTACGCTCCATCGCGCGCAGCGTTGTGCGCTCCGTCGTACGCAGCATCGTACGCTCCGTCGTAAGCAGCGTCGTACGCTCCGTCGTAAGCAGCGTCGTACGCTCAGTCGCACGCAGCGTCGTACGCTCCGTCGAGCGTCATACACTCAATCGTAAGCAACGGCTGTCGTAGGCTCCGTCGCACGCAGCGTTGTACGCTCTGTCGAGTGTTGTACGCTCCGTCGTAAGCAGCGGCTGTCGTAAGCAGCGTTGTACGCTCCGTCGAACGCAGCATTGTACACTCCGTCATAAGCAGCATCGTACGCTCCGTCGTAAGCAGCTGCTGTCGTAAGCAGCGTCGTACGCTCCGTCGTAAGCAGCGTCGTACGCTCCGCCGCGCGCAGCGTCATACGCTCCGTCGTACGCTCCGTCGTAAGCACCGTCGTAAGCAGCGTCGTACGCTCCGTCGTGCGCTCCGTCGTACGCAGCTGCTGTCGTAAGCAGCGTCGTACGCTCCGTCGTAAGCACCGTCGTAAGCACCGTCGTAAGCAGCGTCGTACGCTCCGTCGTAAGCACCGTCGTAAGCAGCGTCGTACGCTCCGTCGCACGCAGCGTCGTACGCTCCGTCGTAAGCACCGTCGTAAGCAGCGTCGTACGCTCCGTCGTAAGCACCGTCGTAAGCAGCGTCGTACGCTCCGTCGTAAGCACCGTCGTGAGCAGCGTCGTACGCTCTGTCGTAAGCACCGTCGTACGCTCCGTCGCGCGCAGCGTCCTACGCTCCGTCATGCTCTCCGTCGTACGCTCCGTCGTAAGAAGCGTCGTACGCTCCGTCGTAAGCAGCATTGTATGCTGTGTAAGTCTTGTAAATGGGAAAATTCATCACCTTTCCACCTTAGCATCCAGGTTTTCTTCAGATTCTGAACACCAAGCAGCATGATCCGAGGATGCGTTCTCTGAAAGAGGCTCTGAGCTGGAAAAGTTTCCCTCTGTTTTACCTGACAGGAACCCTAACACATGAAAAGAAAGGACTTTAGCCATGATTCTAAATAATTTTATAGTGACTTATAGTCGCTTCTTTTATTTGAACAGTATGAAACGAAACAAAGATTTGTCACCCTCTAATTAAATACAACCGTTAAAAAAAGTATAGTAATAAGGCTGAGCTTATTGAATCCCCCCCCTCCTTTTCCTTGTATCCTACTTCCCCTCTTTCCGTGCATTTTCTCTATGTGCACAAATCTTAACAAAATAACATATTGTAAACGATAATAGTATCCTCTTTGCTCCATAgcaacatttagatttaacaaaTTATCATAACAGCTAAAGAAAGAGCGAttaatactaataataacaataatgatcataataacaaaacataaaaaccacaCTAGTATTAATACTAATACAgtattaatagtaataataattttactaatattaataacaataaaaaaaataataggaaTAGACGGTTTGAAAGTTGCCATTCAAAATTTCAACCCAGTACCctgtgaataaatatttttgtatttattcttaaattGTTTTGTCTGTACATGCCGTATGTTCTTAAACCCGTTCTGTATGTTCTTAAACACGTTCCGTGTATGTTCTTAAACATGTTCCGTATTTTCTTAAACCCGTTCTGTATGTTCTTAAACACGTTCCGTGTATGTTCTTAAACACGTTCCGTATGTTCTTAAACGCCTTCCGTATTTTCTTAAACCCGTTCCGTATGTTCTTAAACACGTTCCGTATGTTCTTAAACACGTTCCGTATGTTCTTAAACACGTTCCGTATGTTCTTAAACATGTTCCGTATTTTCTTAAACCCGTTCTGTATGTTCTTAAACCCGTTCTGTATGTTCTTAAACACGTTCTGTATGTTGTTAAACACGTTCCGTATGTTCTTAAACACGTTCCGTAGTTCTGTATGTTCTTAAACACGTTCCGTATGTTCTTAAACACGTTCCGTAGTTCTGTATGTTCTTAAACACGTTCCGTATGTTCTTAAACACGTTCAGTATGTTCTTAAACACGTTCCGTATTTTCTTAAACCCGTTCTGTATGTTCTTAAACACGTTCTGTATGTTCTTAAACACGTTCCGTATGTTCTTAAACATGTTCCGTATGTTGTTAAACACGTTCCGTATGTTCTTAAACACGTTCCGTATGTTCTTAAACAAGTTCCGTATGTTCTTAAACATGTTCTGTATGTTGTTAAACACATTCCGTATGTTCTTAAACACGTTCTGTATGTTGTTAAACACGTTCCGTATGTTCTTAAACACGTTCTGTATGTTGTTAAACACGTTCCGTATGTTCTTAAACACGTTCTGTATGTTGTTAAACACGTTCCGTATGTTCTTAAACACGTTCTGTATATTGTTAAACACATTCCGTATGTTCTTAAACACGTTCTGTATGTTGTTAAACACGTTCCGTATGTTCTTAAACACGTTCTGTATGTTGTTAAACATGCTCTGTATGTTCTTAAACACGTTCTGTATGTTCTTAAACACGTTCTGTATGTTGTTAAACACGTTCTGTATGTTTTTAGGGTTTTCTTCTCTGACTACACCGTACGTTCTGATATCTGTGCCGGCacttttaatacattttgatcAGCTATTAGGATGTTCAAACATCTCTTTATTGATAACAGTTGCTATGACAATGACAGCGTTTGGACTGAAACAGGGACGGTAACCAGTTTGACACCAGTATGACATGACCCACGCCCGGGCCTGATCCACCAACCAGATCACAGTGATGAAGGTAAACAGACCTCTGGATGGTTCTGCTGTCGACCCAGAAGCACCATCTGGATCTGAGGCGGGTTCTGCTGCTGTGCTGTCAGGTGAACTGGTCTTCACAGGATTACTGGTCTCTGGTAAGACTGAAGCACTTCCAGTTTCCCTGGTACccctctggaaaaaaaaaaaagtaaacaacttAAAAGGAATCGTTTAGAGACGTAAAGCTAGAAAGGATCAGGATTAGCTTCCTCTGTGACTGACTACATCCCTCCACAGAGGTTGTCCACCATCTTTAACCAGACCAGTTAAACCAGAAGTTTCCACATTTAGTGAGCAGAGGAAAGGAATCTGATTCCTGGCTCAGGACTCCTCATCCTCACTACACCGAAAGAAACGTTATTCACAAATCAACAAAGGTCTTGTAATCTTCACCCTGCACAGATTTTTGTTATCTGTTACACTCAAATGTCCCGATCTGACCATGTGATCGGATCGGGACCGACCGTGCCGTCGGATCGGGACATCTCTAATTACACTCTTCCACTTTTTACCCTGCAGAGAAACTTTACAAGATGAATATGGAACAAACAACCAAATCAACCCAGCAGGAACCTGAATCACAGAACTTCCACCTGGGTGGAGTTGAACTCAGTAACCTCACCGTTCAGTTTCTGTTCAACACAAACCCACAACGATAAACAGAACCAGGCTTGGGTCAGTGGTAGTAAGACCAGGCTCGAGTCAGTGGTGGTAAAACAGAACCGGGACATGGACAACTGGGAGATGACCTGTCCTATAGACCAAACCATAAGCACAAACTTTTTCCAGAACCCTCAACGGGTCCGATGGAGGGACGGTTCCtctccagaacccagacctccacattactgaagcagtgtgggatcatctggacagagaacagaacaaaaggcagagcTCTGGAAactccttcaaggatcctggagaatttttcctggaaagtccttcaaggatcctggagaagcGTTCCTGAAGACTACGTGGACTCTAACAGGGATCAGACTGGGATGACAGATCAAGCTGGTCAGACCAAAGATCCTCAGAACTGGACCAACTGGTTCTGACTCAGATTCTGGACTCATATCTGAACATGTTGTGTAAACCACTGCAGCTGTTTCCTGAGCTGAATAATTTCAGGATCAGGAtcattaaaagtgaaaataatgtAGTTATTATTTACCACCATGAAACTGGCTGTAAAAGTTTATAATCTGAGATTCATACCTGTAACTCCTTTACTTTGTTGATTCTCTTGATCAGTTCTTCAGGCGACATGCTCCCAGCAATGACCTCCAGAGGAATCCCGTTCTCTCCAATGAAGAAGCTGGAGGGTATGCACACCACGGGGTCTTGGAGCAGGAGTTAAGGATCCCAGTAAGAGCAGCAGAGCTCAGCGTATGTAAGACAGGCGGCCTGGTCAGGAAGGTGACGGAAACTCAGCTGGCCGCTCTTCCTGAGGCTGATCAGGCTTCCCTCACCTCTCCGTGTAGCAGGGACAACAAGAAAACACCAAAAGGATACAGATCTGGGAGAACTGCACGCAGGCATCGCTGCAGGGAGAAAATGACGAGTTACTGAGTTATTTAGTGAGAAACCTCAGTGTTGTTTACTCGACTAAACGGTCTCTCAAACGAGGGACCGGGccctgcctctctctctctctctctcacactcacacacacacacacacacacacacacactcgtccTTGCACCAGGATGAACTTTATCCAGCTTGTAAATATGACtgaaatctgtcattttctgtaaatccaGACGTgttctttatcttttatatatgtACTTTTTACTTATCTACGTGTGCCTGTTATacttctattttcttatttgtgtACTAACCCAAGAGACTCCTTAAAATTCTGTAGtgctgcataatgacaataaagatcttgaatcctGACCATGGTCTgcagacagaagcagaagaagtttGCACCAAATGTTGCACATCATGAGCAAAAGGACGCCATGGAAAGACAATGAAACATAGCTGCTGTAGCTGTAGAGGGCTAGTGTTTACTTCACTGATGGAAGCAGCCGGAAATGGTTCAATTCCCAGCCTCGGGCCCTTTGCTGCAGGTCGCCCTCTCTTCCTGTCTAGCTACTGAGCTCACAGAAtcttataaaaaacaaaacatgatgcTTGTTTGGGTGGAGAGcccacattttacaatttccctCTGTTAATAAAGTACTGTGCATTAATGATGATGTCACAGTGATGTCACGACTCATCGATTTTAATTGGCCTGACTAGCGAAGTTAAAAAATGACAGACGTAGAGCCAGTTGAAGGAAAACGTTTTACTCCAGCTGGAATCTGCTGACATAACTCGCTGCTTCCGGTCAACATGTTGATACTGACGGTATTAACAGCTGTTCACAACCTGCTGGCGCAACGCTGGTGTAACGCTGGAGTAACGCTGGTGTAACGCTGGTGTAATGCTGGTGTAACACTGGAGTAACGCTGGTGTAACGCTGGAGTAACGCTGGTGTAATGCTGGAGTAACGCTGGTGTAACGCTGGTGTAACGCTGGAGCAACGCTGGAATAACGCTG
Protein-coding sequences here:
- the ubxn4 gene encoding UBX domain-containing protein 4 isoform X2, with product MLWFEGSIPDAINAAKQRNFIFVVVIAGEDEQSTQLMSSWEDGRVSEAAQKCCVAIKVGANSDACVQFSQIYPVVCIPSSFFIGENGIPLEVIAGSMSPEELIKRINKVKELQRGTRETGSASVLPETSNPVKTSSPDSTAAEPASDPDGASGSTAEPSRGFLSGKTEGNFSSSEPLSENASSDHAAWCSESEENLDAKVERLTKKLEERREQKKKGEEEADIRKEMDRRQLGKNMQDFKRKQEEEKTKRLLEERNREKAEEKAARERVKQQIAMDRAERAARYAKTQEEEVAAKHALLQARQADQEARKETLLRERSTIARIQFRLPDGSSFTNQFPSQSRLQEAWDFAVQEVGNRYGHFSLATMFPRREFTSEDLNKTLVELELAPSASVVLLPSGRPVNTVVQSSGHGIWAALGTLLYPLLAVWRFLSSFLFATPAPSAAASRGPAQQRHPHSNSEPPSSNTKRDAPSKQTLESRPKDFKKDGKICRLRTQEDSEDDNNTWNGNSTQQM